In Arthrobacter sp. MN05-02, the genomic stretch GCTCCCCCTCGCGTGGCGCCGTTCGCACGTGGTGCTCTCTGCCACGGTCGTCGCGGGCGTCTCCGTGCTGCAGCTCGTCACCGGCATCGAACCGGTCCCCGCCCAGGTCGTCGTCCTCATCACGATCTACACCCTGGCCGCCTTCGGTCCACGGTGGGCGAGCCTCGGGGGCCTCGGTCTCGCCATCGCCGGGGCCGCCATCGGCCTCGTCCGGTACGGCGACCTGCTGGGCGTGAGCGGAAGCGATTCCGTGCTGACGACGGTGCCCCTGTTCCTGATCCTGCTGTTCTTCGTGGAGTCCCTCGCGCTCCTCGCCTGGACGATGGGCGACCTTGCCCGGTCCCGGCGGCTCACCTACCGTGCGCTCGAGGACCGGAACCGGCGGCTGGAGGTCGAGCGGCAGCAGGAGCGCGACCTCGCCGCGGCCGACGAGCGCAGCCATATCGCCCGGGAGATGCACGACATCGTGGCGCATTCCCTGTCGGTGATCATCACGCAGGCCGACGGCGCACGATATGCGAGCGCGCAGGCGCCCGAACTCGCCGTCCGGACACTCGGTACCATCGCCGACACCGGGCGGGGATCGCTGCGCGAGATGCGGCGGCTGCTCGGCGTCCTCCGCGGTGACGAGAGCGCGTCCACCCGGCCGCTCCCCACGCTCGACGACATCGACTCCCTCATCCAGTCGGTCCGCAGATCCGGTGTGCGGATCGACTGCCGCCGCATCGGGACGCCGCGCAGGCACCTGCCGCTCGGAGCCGAGCTCACGGCGTACCGGGTGGTGCAGGAATCGCTCACGAACGTGCTCAAGCACGCGGGCTCGGCCACGTCCACGGAGGTGTCGCTCGAGTACGGCCCGCGCGGACTCACCATCACGGTGGACGACGACGGGCGCGGGGCCGCTCCGGATCCTGCCACGGCGGGGGCGGGCCAGGGGATCGTCGGCATGACCGAGCGGGTCCGGCTCTACGACGGCACGGTCTCGGCCGCGCCGCGTACCGGGGGCGGCTACCGCGTGGAGGCGTTCATCCCGTACACGCAGGCCTAGGCTGGGCGTACCGCCCGGCAGCCCACCCAGGACAGCACAGGAGAGCGACACCACCGTGGACAGCACCGCCAGCAGCACCGCCCCGACCGGCATCCCGTCGGCCGCCGACACCCCGCCTCCGATCCGCATCGCGATCGTGGACGACCAGCACCTGGTGCGGAGCGGCTTCGCCATGCTGATCAATTCGCAGCCCGACCTCGAGGTGGTCGCCGAGGCCGCGAACGGGGAGGAGGCGGTGAGGGCCCTCTCGACCACGCGCGCCGACGTCGTCCTGATGGACGTGCGCATGCCGGGCATGGACGGCATCGAGGCCACGCGCCGCATCCTCGCCGAGCACGTCCGCCGCGCACCCGCCGCGTCCGGCGGGGACGAGGGCCCGCGCATCGTGGTCCTGACGACCTTCGACCTCGACGAGTACGCCCTGTCCGCGATCCACGCCGGGGCGAGCGGTTTCCTGCTCAAGGACGCCCCACCCGAGGAACTGCTCGAGGCGGTCCGGACCGTGCACCGGGGGGACGCCGTCATCGCCCCGTCCACCACGCGCCGGCTGCTCGACCACGTGGCGCCGCTCCTGCGCCGGCCCTCGGCCACGCAGGACGCGCATGCCGCCGCGGTGGCGCGGCTGACGGCCCGCGAGCGCGAGGTGTTCGAGCTCATCGCCCAGGGGCTCTCCAACCCGGAGATCGCCCTGAAGCTGTTCCTCTCCGAGGCCACGGTGAAGACGCACGTGGGCCACATCCTCGCCAAGCTCGAGGCACGGGACCGCGTCCAGGCCGTCGTCATGGCCTACGAGACGGGGATCGTCCGCCCCTGACGCCGCCCGGACGGCGAGGTGCCATCACGGGCGGCACCGTCGGCAGGTCGTAGTCCCCGGCCCGTGCCCCTCATCCCCCGGTATGACGAACTGCGCCGCATGCCCGGACCTGGCGCCGATCCGCAGGGC encodes the following:
- a CDS encoding two-component sensor histidine kinase, yielding MDIHLRLARWVRAHPGTIDAWLALGIFVLLVLPFAASGVEAMGPTVVVSVALVLPLAWRRSHVVLSATVVAGVSVLQLVTGIEPVPAQVVVLITIYTLAAFGPRWASLGGLGLAIAGAAIGLVRYGDLLGVSGSDSVLTTVPLFLILLFFVESLALLAWTMGDLARSRRLTYRALEDRNRRLEVERQQERDLAAADERSHIAREMHDIVAHSLSVIITQADGARYASAQAPELAVRTLGTIADTGRGSLREMRRLLGVLRGDESASTRPLPTLDDIDSLIQSVRRSGVRIDCRRIGTPRRHLPLGAELTAYRVVQESLTNVLKHAGSATSTEVSLEYGPRGLTITVDDDGRGAAPDPATAGAGQGIVGMTERVRLYDGTVSAAPRTGGGYRVEAFIPYTQA
- a CDS encoding DNA-binding response regulator, which codes for MDSTASSTAPTGIPSAADTPPPIRIAIVDDQHLVRSGFAMLINSQPDLEVVAEAANGEEAVRALSTTRADVVLMDVRMPGMDGIEATRRILAEHVRRAPAASGGDEGPRIVVLTTFDLDEYALSAIHAGASGFLLKDAPPEELLEAVRTVHRGDAVIAPSTTRRLLDHVAPLLRRPSATQDAHAAAVARLTAREREVFELIAQGLSNPEIALKLFLSEATVKTHVGHILAKLEARDRVQAVVMAYETGIVRP